In Gammaproteobacteria bacterium, the DNA window GTTGAAGTTGAATTCCTGGGGAACGAGGCCGATGTTGCGCCGTGCCGCGGCGAAGTCGGTGTCGATGTCGCGCCCGAAGATGAAGACCTTGCCGCCGGTCTTGTTGATCAACGAACTGACGATGCCGATCGCCGTGGACTTGCCGGCGCCATTCGGACCTAGGAGGGCGAAGAACTCCCCCTGGGCCACCGTCAGGTCGATGCCCTTCAGGGCTGGTGGGCCGTTCGCGTAGGTCTTGCGCAGGTCCTGAATCTCGAGTGCAGCGGTCATGTGCCTCGAGGGTCGGACGGGGTCGGTGATGATGTCATCGGGAAGACGCTGTACGCCGGCACGGCGGCAAACCGCAGAGCCAAGAATTCTATCACGTCCCGCGAATGGGGCAGAAGGACGGGATCAGCGGAGAATGTACAAATTCCATGTATCGTGCTTGCTCTGGCTTGCCAGCGCAGGGCATTTCAAACACCATTGACGGCGACTTCCAGCAAAGCGGCAGGTGCATCGGTTTATGACAGCCATGATCCGTGCTTACGACAAGGCGGCATTCGAAGACGCAACCCCGGTGTATGTGCTGAACGAAAACCGGCTGCAGGCGTGGGTCCTGGAACGGGGCGGTGTGGCGGCGCGCTGGATCGAGTCGCTGGGTTTCAATGCGGCCGCCGGCGAGCTGGCGATGGTGCCGGGGGGCGAAGGCGGTATCGAGGCTGTCTTGCTTGGGGCCTCCGCCGAGGAGGGATTCTGGATCGCGGGTGTTCTGCCTCAGAGGCTGCCGCCAGGTGAGTACCGCATCGCGGAAGGCCCCGGCGATGGGTTTGCCGAACAGGCCGCGCTGGCCTGGGCACTCGGCGCATACCGCTTTACACGCTACACCGGTAACGGCAAGCCGCCCGCGACACTGGTGGTGAGTCCCGGGGTGGCGTTCGACCGGGTACGGTCGCAGGCCGATGGCATCACCCTTTGCCGTGATCTGATCAATACGCCGGCGATGGACATGATGCCGAGGGACATCTCGGAGACCATGCGGGAATTGTCGAAGACATTCGGCGGCCGGTTCGAGGAACTGGTCGGTGAAGAGTTGCTTTCGGGAAACTATCCGATGGTTCACGCGGTAGGGCGCGCCAGCGCGAACCCACCGCGCATGCTTGAGCTGAACTGGGGCGATCGAGGCCCCGGAATCACCCTGGTGGGCAAGGGCGTCGCATTCGACAGCGGGGGGCTCGACATCAAGTCGGCGAACGGGATGCGCCTGATGAAGAAGGACATGGGCGGTGCGGCGCACGTCATCGGTCTGGCGCACATGATCGTATCGTCCGCCTTGCCGGTGCGGCTACGGGTCCTGGTGCCTGCGGCGGAGAATGCAATCTCCGGTAACGCCTACCGGCCGGGCGACGTGTTGACGGCGCGCAATGGCAAGACGGTGGAGATCGACAACACCGACGCGGAAGGCCGGTTACTGCTCGCGGACGCCCTTTGCGCTGCCGGTGAAGGGGATTCGGAGGTCGTGATCGATTTCGCCACTTTGACCG includes these proteins:
- a CDS encoding leucyl aminopeptidase family protein, yielding MTAMIRAYDKAAFEDATPVYVLNENRLQAWVLERGGVAARWIESLGFNAAAGELAMVPGGEGGIEAVLLGASAEEGFWIAGVLPQRLPPGEYRIAEGPGDGFAEQAALAWALGAYRFTRYTGNGKPPATLVVSPGVAFDRVRSQADGITLCRDLINTPAMDMMPRDISETMRELSKTFGGRFEELVGEELLSGNYPMVHAVGRASANPPRMLELNWGDRGPGITLVGKGVAFDSGGLDIKSANGMRLMKKDMGGAAHVIGLAHMIVSSALPVRLRVLVPAAENAISGNAYRPGDVLTARNGKTVEIDNTDAEGRLLLADALCAAGEGDSEVVIDFATLTGAARVALGTEIPAMFSTTESLSRAVCEASDGVLDPVWPLP